One genomic segment of Aquipluma nitroreducens includes these proteins:
- the nagB gene encoding glucosamine-6-phosphate deaminase, translating to MRLIIQDNYELASKWAANYIARKIILAQPTTEKPYVLGLPTGSSPLGIYRELIKLHQAGVVSFKNVVTFNMDEYVGIPKDHPQSYYTFMWTNFFSHIDIRPENANLLNGNAPDLKAECQAYEDKIKTYGGIDLFLGGIGADGHVAFNEPGSSLASRTRDKELNFDTKVANSRFFDNDVNKVPDSSLTVGVGTVMDSKEVLIIVNGYNKARALQHAIEEGVNHMWTISALQLHPRGMIVCDEPATYELKVGTYKHFKSIEEKNLNPDSLLNSDLIW from the coding sequence ATGAGACTTATTATTCAGGACAATTACGAATTAGCATCTAAATGGGCAGCAAACTACATAGCACGGAAGATTATTCTGGCTCAGCCAACTACCGAAAAACCTTATGTATTGGGACTGCCAACAGGCTCGTCGCCGCTGGGCATTTATCGCGAACTGATTAAATTGCACCAGGCGGGAGTGGTTTCGTTTAAAAATGTAGTAACCTTTAACATGGACGAATATGTAGGTATTCCGAAAGATCATCCGCAAAGTTACTATACATTTATGTGGACTAATTTCTTCAGTCATATTGATATTCGTCCTGAAAATGCTAATCTTCTGAATGGGAATGCACCCGACCTCAAAGCCGAATGCCAGGCTTACGAAGATAAAATCAAAACATATGGCGGAATTGATTTATTCCTTGGTGGAATTGGCGCCGATGGGCATGTTGCGTTCAACGAACCCGGATCGTCACTGGCATCGCGAACCCGCGACAAAGAATTGAATTTCGATACCAAAGTAGCCAATTCGCGCTTTTTCGACAACGACGTGAATAAAGTGCCTGACTCTTCGCTTACTGTTGGCGTTGGCACTGTAATGGACTCGAAAGAAGTTTTAATCATTGTAAATGGCTACAACAAAGCCCGCGCGCTACAACATGCCATTGAAGAAGGTGTGAACCACATGTGGACCATCAGTGCCCTGCAACTTCACCCACGCGGAATGATTGTTTGCGATGAACCGGCAACCTACGAATTGAAAGTAGGAACCTACAAGCACTTTAAATCAATCGAAGAAAAAAACCTCAATCCAGACAGTTTGTTAAACTCCGATTTGATTTGGTAA
- a CDS encoding DUF4395 domain-containing protein: MSKVIKFGEDVDGYEIPVLNEREIRAAAGILFVWAFLSVLMAILKGSFVSLKYFILVFLVDFLIRVFINPKFSPTLIIGRLIVRRQTPEYVGAAQKKFAWVIGLVLVLIMLVLVVFVNSYSAITGLICLICLIFLLFESAFGICLGCLFYGWFYGKKARYCPGEVCEIKDRHEIQKTSWTQILIVLGFIAFIALSVSLFQEKFSEKPQDLFKIIESAQSK; encoded by the coding sequence ATGAGTAAAGTGATTAAATTTGGTGAAGATGTTGATGGGTATGAAATTCCGGTTTTAAACGAACGGGAAATACGTGCTGCCGCCGGAATATTATTTGTTTGGGCTTTTCTGTCGGTATTGATGGCCATTCTAAAAGGGAGTTTTGTTTCGCTAAAGTATTTTATTTTGGTTTTTCTGGTCGATTTTCTGATTCGTGTGTTTATCAATCCGAAGTTTTCGCCGACCCTGATCATCGGACGACTTATTGTTCGCCGACAGACCCCAGAATATGTGGGTGCAGCTCAAAAGAAGTTTGCCTGGGTAATCGGACTGGTTTTAGTATTGATCATGTTGGTTTTGGTTGTGTTCGTCAATTCATACAGTGCAATTACCGGCTTGATCTGCTTGATCTGCCTGATATTTCTGTTATTTGAATCTGCTTTCGGAATTTGCCTGGGATGCCTGTTTTATGGTTGGTTTTACGGCAAGAAAGCTCGGTATTGTCCAGGCGAAGTTTGTGAGATAAAAGACCGGCACGAGATTCAGAAAACATCGTGGACACAAATCCTTATTGTTTTGGGATTTATCGCCTTTATTGCATTGTCAGTTTCTTTATTTCAGGAGAAGTTTAGCGAAAAGCCGCAGGATTTGTTTAAAATTATCGAATCGGCTCAATCGAAATAA
- a CDS encoding tetratricopeptide repeat-containing sensor histidine kinase: MRLLYVFIGLLLAITTSAQTKVDSLLSLSEKARNVQKTTIYLELVNATVKDSSLSNRYNKKAFELAVANKQLPEQAMSVYYSARILYTARDFTEAIKKYQKALEMYRQLNDTSGMTKCYRYIGISNFNMSRSKEAIASYLEGIKLAKRDLDYTAELLGNIGLVHNEMDNVNEAISYFRKALSINQSIHDTASLAIDYDYLGATYSRMKMPDSSLINYHKALYLFKKVRQDDRYAVSLSNMAWILPNYPDSLNSAINYFNLAWKKFQELGWLHFEPNIQFGIANILGKQGKLDESISAYKKSIQLANKFKRELFLKKQLYQGLSEVYQKKGDYKHALEYRILSSQYNDSITEKQKFDQIANLEKQYETEKKQNEIIRLQAKQDLTDVQLQKNRQLKILGFVTAALLLIFVFYVLIRYYDKIKLNQLLEQKNKTIERSENELRVLNASKNKFFSIIAHDLKNPFHTVMGYSWLLSNDYDHFTEDERRKFASDIHHSTNNIFRLLQNLLEWSRSQTGRLTFSPRNIEFKKIIENSVSVLRSLAEQKNIEIKLEYDNDLILFADPLMIETVLRNLINNAIKFTPENGLIEVSAIQITDQISICVKDSGIGISEEDARNLFRIDSTVKRKGTNNEDGSGLGLILCKEFVGKHNGTIWVNSSPEKGSSFFFTIPAKISV, encoded by the coding sequence ATGCGACTTTTATATGTATTTATTGGTCTTTTATTAGCTATAACTACTTCTGCCCAAACTAAAGTGGATAGCTTATTGAGTCTTAGTGAAAAAGCCCGCAATGTCCAAAAGACAACTATTTATTTAGAACTTGTAAATGCTACTGTTAAAGATTCCTCTTTAAGTAATCGATACAATAAAAAGGCATTTGAACTCGCAGTTGCCAACAAACAATTGCCCGAACAAGCCATGTCAGTTTACTATTCAGCGAGAATTCTTTACACGGCCAGAGACTTTACTGAGGCAATAAAAAAATACCAAAAAGCTTTGGAAATGTATCGTCAACTAAACGATACTTCAGGCATGACCAAATGTTACAGATACATTGGCATTTCGAATTTCAATATGTCGAGAAGTAAAGAAGCCATTGCCAGCTATCTTGAAGGAATAAAATTGGCAAAAAGAGATTTGGATTACACCGCCGAACTTCTTGGCAATATTGGATTGGTGCATAACGAGATGGATAATGTGAATGAAGCAATAAGTTATTTCCGGAAAGCATTAAGTATCAACCAATCCATTCACGATACCGCAAGTTTGGCTATTGATTACGATTATCTGGGGGCAACATACAGCCGAATGAAAATGCCAGATTCTTCATTGATTAATTACCATAAAGCACTGTATCTTTTTAAGAAAGTCAGGCAAGATGACCGCTACGCAGTTTCGCTATCGAACATGGCTTGGATTCTGCCAAATTATCCAGATAGCTTAAACAGCGCAATCAACTATTTCAATTTGGCATGGAAAAAATTTCAGGAACTTGGATGGCTTCATTTTGAGCCAAATATTCAGTTTGGAATTGCCAATATTTTAGGAAAACAAGGCAAATTAGATGAATCAATTTCAGCTTACAAAAAGAGCATACAGCTTGCCAATAAATTTAAGCGAGAACTTTTCCTGAAAAAGCAACTTTATCAGGGTTTGTCGGAAGTTTACCAAAAGAAAGGCGATTACAAACATGCCTTAGAATACCGCATTCTATCCTCGCAATACAACGATAGTATAACTGAAAAACAGAAGTTTGATCAAATTGCCAATCTCGAAAAACAATATGAAACTGAAAAGAAACAAAATGAAATTATCAGGCTACAAGCCAAACAGGATTTAACAGATGTTCAATTGCAAAAAAACCGACAGCTCAAGATTCTTGGATTTGTGACGGCTGCATTGCTGCTTATTTTCGTATTTTATGTACTCATCAGGTATTACGACAAAATTAAGTTGAATCAATTACTTGAACAAAAAAACAAAACAATTGAACGGAGCGAAAATGAACTCAGAGTTTTAAATGCTTCAAAAAATAAGTTCTTCTCGATTATTGCGCACGATTTAAAGAACCCATTTCACACGGTGATGGGATATTCGTGGCTCTTGAGTAATGACTATGATCATTTTACTGAAGATGAAAGAAGAAAGTTTGCTTCAGACATACACCATTCAACCAACAATATTTTCCGGTTGCTTCAAAACCTGCTCGAATGGTCGAGATCGCAAACTGGAAGACTAACATTTAGTCCCCGAAACATTGAATTTAAAAAGATCATTGAAAATTCGGTAAGCGTTCTGCGATCTTTAGCCGAACAAAAGAATATCGAAATTAAACTAGAATACGACAATGATCTGATCCTGTTTGCTGACCCGCTGATGATTGAGACCGTACTGAGAAACCTCATTAACAATGCAATTAAATTTACTCCCGAGAACGGGCTGATTGAAGTATCTGCAATTCAAATCACCGATCAAATCAGCATTTGTGTTAAAGATTCAGGAATAGGCATTTCCGAAGAAGATGCACGAAACCTGTTCCGAATCGATTCGACAGTCAAACGAAAAGGAACCAACAACGAAGACGGTTCGGGACTGGGATTAATCCTATGCAAGGAATTTGTGGGTAAACACAATGGTACAATCTGGGTAAACAGTTCTCCAGAAAAAGGGAGCTCATTCTTCTTCACCATTCCTGCCAAAATCTCAGTTTAA
- a CDS encoding ABC transporter permease, whose amino-acid sequence MSLTKYILRTIRHYLKLNFTIVLGIALSTAILVGALIIGDSVRYSLQQITEQRLGKTSQVITASERLFRQQLATELAEKSNTETAALLRANGFGVIDGGELRINQLAVWGVDATIGNFANYPDAFQLQNNEVAINENLASLSGLKVGDEFLLRVDKLNTFPANTPFVSEKEATVSFRVKVARILSTDELGNFNLRNIQSAPRNVFLNLEWLNQQMGLQQKANVLLVAEGVSGTELVQNLQRSWKLDDVNLKIRENQELNYTELISDRVFVEPVVEQFSLKSVAGAKPVFSYFVNDFTLGDKQTPYSFVTSDSNLSGNQIDISEWLAEDLKAKVGDKVKVSYFEVGPLRRLVQKDTTFIVHSIFRIEGEKADPQLAPVIPGLSDAGNCRDWKTGVPVDLKKIRTKDEDYWKAYKGTPKAFVSLETAQKLWGNRFGRSTAIRVDGLKKAELENQLLTGLLPAQLGFEVKDVKTDGLAAASGGTDFGGLFIGLSFFVLFASVLLAFLLFKLYLGFRKTEIGTLTALGFSFPAIRKLFVAEASVFVLVGILLGIPFGIYYNHLILKAINTIWVDIVRTSIVDIYIRPVSLMMGSLIIAAMSFIAIWLMLSRFLKNEAIALQRKSVAGKVKSGNRSLWIGLGLISLSIIILFSMGFRSGEINPEMFFISGFGLLPGLILIFDFWMRRLAVQEKAMDFSLKAFLLKRIAGERRRNVMIVSFLSVGVFMVVSTGLNRKDLTSHAELPSSGTGGYDYFVETTMPVLFDASSKQGREDLNIPASAELVQFQSQQGDDASCLNLNKISRPRLIACNPEAFDRRGAFTFATRTDDLDAQHPWLTLNKTLADDVIPAIADQTVIQWGLMKSIGDTILYKTEDGKNLKLKLVGGLANSVFQGNVIIAEDHFNRAFPSVSGSNIFLIDAPDTTSVASDLQTGMRNYGPEISKTTDRLLNFYTIENTYLNIFLMLGALGLLIGTLGLGILIFRITFEQISEYALLLSLGFSKSIIQRMVMCEKLFLMVVAVLIGLIPAVLSGLPTLLSSLYAGLWIWLPAISILVIFSGTIFSLIAIRMAFKQNLVQALRNE is encoded by the coding sequence ATGTCGCTAACCAAATACATACTCCGAACTATTCGCCACTACCTGAAACTGAATTTTACAATCGTTTTGGGAATAGCCCTAAGTACTGCCATTCTGGTGGGTGCACTCATTATCGGTGATTCGGTGCGCTACAGTTTGCAGCAAATTACCGAGCAACGGTTGGGCAAAACTTCGCAGGTAATTACCGCCAGCGAACGCCTATTCAGGCAGCAACTGGCCACTGAATTAGCCGAGAAAAGCAACACCGAAACTGCGGCTTTGCTTCGCGCCAATGGGTTTGGAGTGATCGATGGTGGTGAACTTCGGATTAATCAGTTGGCCGTTTGGGGCGTTGACGCGACGATTGGAAATTTCGCCAATTATCCTGACGCATTTCAACTGCAAAACAATGAGGTGGCGATTAACGAAAACCTGGCTTCTTTATCGGGGCTAAAGGTTGGCGATGAATTTTTACTTCGGGTTGATAAACTGAATACCTTTCCGGCCAATACCCCTTTTGTTTCTGAAAAAGAGGCGACTGTTTCGTTTCGGGTGAAAGTTGCCCGAATTCTGAGCACGGATGAATTGGGAAATTTTAATCTACGAAACATACAATCCGCTCCACGCAATGTTTTCCTGAATTTGGAATGGCTCAACCAACAAATGGGACTTCAGCAAAAAGCCAATGTATTGTTGGTTGCCGAAGGTGTTTCAGGAACAGAACTGGTTCAGAATCTACAAAGAAGCTGGAAATTGGATGACGTAAACCTGAAAATCAGGGAGAATCAGGAGTTGAATTATACTGAACTGATTTCGGATCGGGTGTTTGTTGAACCGGTTGTGGAACAATTTAGCCTGAAATCGGTAGCTGGCGCGAAGCCCGTGTTCAGTTATTTTGTGAACGACTTTACGTTGGGCGACAAGCAAACACCGTATTCGTTTGTCACAAGCGATTCAAATCTCTCCGGAAATCAAATCGACATCAGCGAGTGGTTGGCCGAAGATTTAAAGGCAAAAGTGGGCGACAAAGTGAAGGTTTCGTATTTCGAAGTGGGGCCGTTGCGCCGTTTGGTTCAGAAAGACACTACGTTTATCGTTCATTCCATTTTCAGGATAGAAGGAGAGAAGGCCGATCCGCAACTGGCGCCGGTGATTCCCGGACTTTCGGATGCTGGTAATTGCCGCGACTGGAAAACCGGTGTGCCAGTGGATTTGAAGAAAATACGCACTAAAGACGAAGATTACTGGAAAGCATACAAAGGAACTCCGAAAGCGTTTGTTTCGCTAGAAACGGCGCAAAAACTATGGGGAAACCGCTTCGGACGATCGACCGCGATTCGTGTTGATGGATTGAAAAAAGCTGAACTTGAAAACCAGTTGCTGACCGGACTTTTGCCTGCTCAATTGGGTTTCGAGGTAAAAGATGTAAAAACCGACGGACTTGCGGCTGCCAGTGGCGGAACCGACTTTGGCGGCCTGTTTATTGGGTTGAGCTTTTTTGTGCTGTTTGCCTCGGTTTTATTGGCTTTCCTGTTGTTCAAACTGTATCTCGGATTCCGCAAAACCGAAATCGGAACATTAACCGCGCTTGGTTTTTCGTTTCCGGCCATCCGCAAACTGTTTGTGGCCGAAGCTTCGGTATTTGTACTGGTCGGCATTTTGCTCGGAATACCGTTTGGTATCTACTATAACCACTTGATTTTAAAAGCCATTAATACCATTTGGGTCGATATTGTGCGTACATCGATTGTCGATATATACATTCGTCCGGTTTCGCTGATGATGGGAAGCCTGATTATTGCAGCAATGTCTTTCATTGCCATTTGGCTGATGTTGAGTCGTTTTCTGAAAAACGAAGCAATTGCCTTGCAGCGAAAATCGGTTGCCGGAAAAGTGAAAAGTGGAAACCGATCACTTTGGATTGGATTGGGTCTGATTTCACTTTCAATCATTATCCTGTTTTCAATGGGTTTCCGGAGTGGCGAAATTAATCCTGAAATGTTCTTTATCAGCGGGTTTGGTTTGTTGCCGGGGCTGATCCTGATTTTCGACTTTTGGATGCGCCGGTTGGCAGTTCAGGAAAAGGCCATGGATTTTTCGCTGAAAGCCTTTCTGCTGAAACGTATTGCAGGGGAACGCCGCCGAAATGTGATGATCGTGAGTTTCCTTTCGGTGGGTGTGTTTATGGTGGTGTCTACCGGACTAAACCGAAAAGATTTAACTTCTCATGCTGAATTGCCATCGTCGGGAACTGGCGGATACGACTATTTTGTGGAAACAACCATGCCTGTGCTGTTTGACGCCAGCAGCAAGCAAGGCAGGGAAGACCTGAATATTCCGGCTAGTGCAGAGCTGGTGCAGTTTCAGTCGCAACAGGGCGACGATGCCAGTTGCCTGAACCTGAACAAAATTTCGCGGCCTCGTTTGATTGCCTGTAATCCGGAGGCTTTCGATCGGCGCGGTGCTTTTACTTTTGCCACACGAACCGACGATCTGGATGCACAACATCCGTGGCTGACGCTGAATAAAACCCTTGCCGACGATGTGATTCCGGCAATTGCCGACCAAACCGTGATTCAGTGGGGACTGATGAAAAGCATTGGCGATACCATCCTGTATAAAACTGAGGATGGCAAGAATTTAAAGCTGAAACTGGTGGGCGGACTGGCTAATTCTGTTTTTCAGGGCAACGTGATTATTGCCGAAGATCATTTTAACCGGGCATTCCCCTCGGTGAGTGGTTCAAACATTTTCCTGATTGATGCGCCAGACACCACTTCGGTTGCAAGCGATTTACAAACCGGAATGCGTAATTACGGCCCGGAAATCAGCAAAACGACAGATCGGTTATTGAATTTTTATACCATCGAAAATACTTACCTGAATATTTTCCTGATGCTGGGTGCATTGGGACTTTTAATCGGCACACTCGGTCTTGGAATCCTAATTTTCCGGATCACCTTTGAGCAAATTTCCGAATACGCCTTGTTGCTTTCGCTGGGTTTTTCCAAATCGATCATTCAGCGGATGGTGATGTGCGAAAAGTTATTCCTCATGGTAGTTGCCGTATTGATTGGCCTGATTCCCGCTGTGCTAAGCGGTTTGCCAACCTTACTTTCTTCGCTTTATGCCGGATTGTGGATTTGGCTGCCTGCCATCTCTATCCTGGTTATTTTTAGCGGAACTATTTTTAGTTTAATCGCTATCCGAATGGCTTTTAAACAGAATTTGGTGCAAGCGCTGCGGAATGAATAG
- a CDS encoding RNA polymerase sigma factor: protein MNDSKELRFKQIIEENKLRIEGICRYYSSNPEDRKDLYQEILVNIWKSLDKFRGDSAISTWIYRIAVNTSLSFAGKAYRNMNLNLEQTPQSLNILLDNDELELKQKKEQQLEALETELNLLSIIDKALISLVLEGLSMREIADIIGLTEPNVKVKIHRVKETLKKQLNSKA, encoded by the coding sequence ATGAACGATTCAAAAGAACTACGGTTTAAGCAAATTATTGAAGAAAACAAACTCCGGATCGAGGGTATTTGCCGGTATTACTCGTCAAACCCGGAAGACCGGAAAGATTTGTACCAGGAAATTTTGGTCAACATCTGGAAAAGCCTCGACAAGTTTCGCGGCGATTCGGCCATCAGCACATGGATTTACCGCATTGCCGTGAATACTTCGCTGAGTTTCGCCGGAAAAGCCTACCGAAACATGAACCTGAACCTGGAGCAGACGCCTCAAAGCCTGAACATTTTGCTCGACAACGACGAGCTTGAACTGAAACAGAAAAAAGAACAGCAACTCGAAGCTTTAGAAACCGAACTGAACCTATTGTCGATCATCGACAAAGCATTGATCTCTCTGGTACTCGAAGGCCTCTCAATGCGCGAAATTGCCGACATCATCGGGCTTACCGAGCCCAACGTAAAAGTGAAAATACACCGGGTAAAAGAAACCTTGAAAAAACAATTAAACAGTAAAGCATAA
- a CDS encoding DUF1697 domain-containing protein, producing the protein MSRYVVLLRGINVGIGRKVPMADLKKLCESLGLKNVQTYIQSGNLIFELEQPEPISVLEARLQKAFSEAFGFGIPVLIRTAAEWADSIAKNPFLNEEHLDIDRLHLTCLKELPSPDLLEKIKTFQYLPDRFEIVGRDVFIFCAAGYGTSKLVNSFFESKLKTQATTRNWKTVMQLNEMIMNK; encoded by the coding sequence ATGTCTCGATATGTCGTCCTGCTGCGTGGAATCAATGTTGGGATAGGCCGGAAAGTTCCAATGGCCGACCTGAAAAAACTGTGCGAAAGTTTGGGCTTGAAAAATGTTCAGACATACATTCAAAGCGGCAACCTGATTTTTGAATTGGAACAACCGGAACCGATTTCTGTGTTGGAAGCCCGCTTGCAAAAGGCTTTTTCGGAGGCATTTGGTTTCGGGATTCCGGTGCTGATTCGCACGGCAGCAGAATGGGCTGATTCGATTGCCAAAAATCCGTTTCTGAACGAAGAACACCTAGACATCGACCGTTTGCATTTGACTTGTCTGAAAGAATTGCCGTCGCCTGACTTGCTGGAGAAGATCAAAACCTTTCAGTATTTGCCCGATCGGTTTGAAATAGTTGGTCGCGATGTGTTTATCTTTTGTGCTGCCGGATATGGAACTTCGAAGCTGGTCAACTCCTTTTTCGAGTCAAAGCTGAAAACGCAGGCCACCACCCGAAACTGGAAAACGGTAATGCAACTGAATGAAATGATAATGAATAAATGA
- a CDS encoding class I SAM-dependent methyltransferase, whose product MENESMSPHFDDPIGRAVYDFHYHSINQPIIVHSDDFDDDTIDTSYLFRTYKQMPALEKKAMSLCSGTILDVGACAGPHSGYLQQKGFEVTALETSALCCNVLKDRNITKIVQQDIFKFNGQTFDTILLLMNGTGIAGSLSGLEVLLHHLKTLLNPGGQILIDSSDLIYLFEEEDGSALIDISAGKYYGELTFQTEYKNWISHPFSWLYVDLNNLENAIEKNQLKLKKVFKGQHYDYLAQITF is encoded by the coding sequence ATGGAAAACGAAAGTATGAGCCCACATTTTGATGACCCCATTGGAAGAGCTGTCTATGACTTTCATTATCATTCCATCAACCAGCCCATCATCGTTCATTCCGACGATTTTGATGACGACACCATCGATACCTCCTACTTGTTCAGGACGTATAAACAGATGCCTGCGCTGGAAAAAAAAGCCATGAGCCTTTGCTCCGGAACTATTCTTGATGTGGGAGCCTGTGCCGGGCCACATTCGGGTTACCTGCAACAAAAAGGGTTTGAAGTTACCGCTCTCGAAACTTCGGCACTTTGCTGCAACGTTTTAAAAGACCGCAACATCACAAAAATCGTTCAGCAAGACATTTTTAAATTCAACGGCCAAACTTTCGATACCATATTGCTGCTTATGAACGGAACAGGAATCGCCGGGAGTTTGAGCGGACTTGAAGTGTTGCTGCATCATCTGAAAACGCTGCTAAATCCAGGTGGTCAAATTTTAATAGACTCGTCAGACCTCATTTATTTGTTTGAGGAGGAAGACGGGTCCGCCCTGATTGATATTTCAGCCGGCAAATACTATGGAGAACTGACATTTCAAACGGAATATAAAAACTGGATAAGTCATCCTTTTTCGTGGTTGTATGTCGACTTGAACAATCTGGAAAATGCGATTGAAAAAAATCAGTTAAAACTGAAAAAAGTATTTAAAGGTCAGCATTACGATTATTTGGCTCAGATAACCTTTTAA
- a CDS encoding DUF4954 family protein — MKDNQKYRPLSASEIEILKQQGVSAADWDQIFVSQVFIPQNIRNVQFSGCIKIGNNSGTVEFDGGIFRNCGLYNSTIHNCTIGDQVYISQISNYIANYDIHDHVIVENIELCYIDEESTFGNGIKVSTLDETGGRGVMIYDKLSAHLAYFLAWYKHRHCLIEELESKITDYANSVKSNRGTIGEYSVIRNCRLIKNVKFGPYSQVKGCTRLENGSVNSNEFAPVKLGAGIMAENFIVSSGAEISDGTIVSNCFIGQGCTLGKQYSAENSLFFANCQGFHGEACSIFGGPYTVTHHKSTLLIAGMFSFCNAGSGSNQSNHMYKLGPIHHGIVERGSKTTSDSYILWPAKIGAFTLVMGRHYKNTDTSDLPFSYLIENKDDSWIAPGINLRSVGTIRDVMKWPRRDRRNDPEKLDCINFNLLSPFTIKKMQKGLDILNSLKEISGETTEVFAYRNTLISRTALEKGINLYDKAIYKFLGNSVISRLEKCNVQTWEELIECLKPKHNIGEGEWSDLSGLIAPKTEIHKLIKSIERKELASLEEIELEFKNLHNNYYEYEWIWASELLVEKTGKKIDDLILNDVISLIKKWKESVIGLDEMLYEDAKKEFRLDSMTGFGMDGNKTTQKLDFEKVRGSFESNDFVNEIVNHIQRKTLLGEKMIEKLTTIEKNQQN, encoded by the coding sequence TTGAAAGACAATCAGAAATACAGGCCACTTTCCGCATCGGAAATAGAAATTCTAAAACAGCAAGGTGTTTCAGCCGCTGATTGGGATCAGATTTTTGTGAGTCAGGTATTCATTCCCCAGAATATTCGCAATGTACAATTCTCCGGATGTATAAAAATTGGCAACAACTCCGGAACCGTTGAATTCGATGGCGGAATTTTCAGAAATTGTGGCTTGTATAACTCAACCATACACAACTGCACCATTGGAGATCAGGTTTACATTAGCCAGATTTCGAATTATATAGCCAACTATGACATTCACGATCATGTTATTGTTGAGAACATTGAATTGTGTTACATTGACGAGGAAAGCACCTTTGGAAACGGAATAAAAGTCTCCACGCTTGACGAAACTGGTGGCCGCGGCGTTATGATTTACGATAAACTGTCGGCACATCTGGCTTATTTTTTGGCCTGGTACAAACACCGTCATTGCCTGATTGAAGAGTTGGAATCAAAAATTACCGATTATGCCAATTCGGTGAAAAGCAACCGCGGAACCATTGGCGAATATTCAGTTATCCGCAACTGTCGACTAATTAAAAATGTAAAGTTCGGGCCTTATAGCCAGGTAAAGGGTTGCACCCGACTTGAAAACGGATCGGTAAACAGCAACGAATTTGCCCCTGTAAAATTGGGCGCTGGCATTATGGCCGAAAACTTTATTGTTTCTTCAGGCGCCGAAATATCCGACGGAACTATTGTATCCAATTGTTTCATTGGTCAGGGGTGTACTTTAGGAAAACAATATTCGGCCGAAAACTCTTTATTTTTTGCCAACTGCCAAGGGTTTCATGGCGAAGCCTGTTCAATTTTTGGTGGACCATACACGGTAACACATCACAAATCAACCTTATTAATTGCCGGAATGTTCTCGTTTTGCAATGCCGGTAGCGGATCGAACCAGAGCAACCACATGTACAAACTGGGGCCAATTCATCACGGGATAGTGGAACGTGGCTCGAAAACTACCTCCGACTCATACATTCTCTGGCCAGCTAAAATAGGCGCTTTCACGCTTGTTATGGGGCGACATTATAAAAATACCGATACCTCTGACCTTCCATTTTCGTACCTCATTGAAAATAAGGACGACAGCTGGATTGCTCCCGGAATTAACCTCCGGAGTGTTGGAACCATTCGTGACGTGATGAAATGGCCACGGCGCGACCGACGCAATGATCCTGAGAAGTTGGATTGTATCAACTTCAATCTGCTCAGTCCGTTCACCATAAAAAAAATGCAGAAAGGTCTGGATATACTGAACAGTCTGAAGGAAATTTCAGGAGAAACAACCGAAGTTTTTGCGTACCGGAACACACTGATTAGCAGAACTGCATTGGAAAAAGGAATCAACCTGTACGATAAAGCTATCTATAAATTTCTGGGGAACTCTGTTATTTCGCGCCTCGAGAAATGTAACGTTCAAACATGGGAAGAACTTATTGAATGCCTGAAACCGAAACACAATATTGGCGAAGGAGAATGGAGCGATTTATCAGGATTAATTGCTCCGAAGACTGAAATCCACAAGCTGATCAAAAGCATCGAACGTAAGGAATTGGCTAGTTTAGAAGAGATAGAACTGGAATTCAAAAACTTACACAACAATTATTATGAATACGAATGGATTTGGGCTTCGGAATTATTAGTCGAAAAAACCGGTAAAAAAATAGACGACCTTATCCTGAATGACGTTATTTCACTGATCAAAAAATGGAAAGAAAGTGTAATCGGATTGGATGAGATGCTGTATGAAGATGCAAAAAAAGAGTTCAGGCTTGACTCGATGACTGGATTCGGAATGGACGGCAATAAAACCACCCAAAAACTCGATTTCGAAAAAGTTCGTGGGAGCTTTGAAAGCAACGATTTTGTCAACGAGATTGTGAACCACATCCAACGAAAAACTCTTCTCGGCGAAAAAATGATTGAGAAATTAACAACAATAGAGAAAAACCAACAGAATTAA